Proteins encoded together in one Pirellulales bacterium window:
- a CDS encoding glycosyltransferase: MLSIVIPVFNEAESLPALHSELITVIAAQHYDAEIIFVDDGSDDASWPAIRQLAATDPRVRGIRFRRRFGKAAALSAGFRAAQGETILTLDADLQDDPAEIPKLLAKMEQGYDAVSGWKQIRHDPAHRVFASRVFNWLVSRMTGVRLHDHNCGLKCYRREIFDEVRLYGELHRFLPVLAAARGFRVGEVVIQHRPRRFGRSKYGAGRYVKGFLDLLTVKFLTGFGQRPQHILGAAGLLFVLCGLGGLAYLAVYWLLTQLHPAWNWTPLHDRPALLYSLGALLFGGQMMSIGFLAELITSYYGRDADTYSIAERLNELPQNAESGKSKPTSSSAGNGERHAVDQLTTSPDPQWTGSDH; this comes from the coding sequence ATGCTTTCCATCGTCATCCCTGTGTTCAACGAGGCGGAAAGCCTGCCGGCTTTACACAGCGAGCTGATTACCGTCATCGCCGCGCAGCACTATGATGCGGAAATCATTTTCGTCGATGACGGTTCCGACGACGCTTCCTGGCCGGCAATCCGCCAATTGGCGGCCACCGATCCGCGCGTGCGGGGCATCCGCTTTCGGCGGCGGTTTGGCAAAGCCGCGGCGCTCAGCGCCGGGTTTCGCGCGGCCCAGGGCGAAACCATTCTCACTCTGGATGCCGATTTGCAAGACGATCCCGCCGAAATTCCTAAACTGTTGGCAAAAATGGAACAGGGTTACGATGCCGTCAGCGGCTGGAAACAAATTCGGCACGATCCGGCTCACCGGGTGTTTGCTTCCCGCGTGTTCAATTGGCTGGTCAGCCGTATGACCGGGGTGCGTTTGCACGATCATAATTGCGGCCTGAAGTGTTACCGTCGCGAAATTTTCGACGAGGTACGGCTATACGGCGAATTGCATCGCTTTCTGCCGGTGCTGGCCGCGGCGCGCGGTTTTCGCGTGGGGGAAGTCGTGATCCAACATCGGCCCCGGCGATTCGGCCGTTCGAAATATGGCGCCGGCCGGTACGTGAAAGGTTTTCTCGATCTGCTCACCGTCAAGTTTCTCACCGGGTTTGGTCAGCGACCGCAGCATATCCTTGGCGCCGCCGGGTTGTTGTTCGTGTTGTGTGGACTGGGCGGGCTTGCATATCTGGCCGTCTATTGGTTATTGACCCAATTGCATCCCGCTTGGAATTGGACGCCGCTGCACGATCGGCCCGCGCTGCTGTATTCTTTGGGGGCGCTATTGTTTGGCGGCCAGATGATGTCGATTGGCTTTCTAGCCGAATTGATTACTTCATACTACGGCCGGGATGCGGACACGTATTCGATCGCCGAACGCTTGAACGAATTGCCGCAAAATGCCGAAAGTGGAA